The following nucleotide sequence is from Streptomyces xiamenensis.
CGTTCTGTCACGGCCGCTGTCGGTGCCGCTGGTGGCCGGGGTGGTGGGGCTGCTGCCGTTCGCGGTGGCCGCGCAGCCGGGTGAGGGGGTGCGGGACACCGCGTTCTGGCTTCAGTTGGTGGTCGCCGGGTACGCCGGAGTACGGCTGTGCACCATGGTGCTGTCGGGGCGGCGGCGGCTGGTCCAGGGCGTTTTCTGGCTGTTCTGCTATCTGGCGATGGGCATCGCCCCGCTCGCCCAGTCGGTGCTCGGCCGTGATCCCACCCCGGTGCTGGGCCCGCGCTCGGACACGCTGCTGGCGACCGTGCTGGTGCTGACCGGGATGGTCGCCTTCGACGTCGGGGCGCTGCTGGCCCGGCACCGGCCCTCGCTGCGCAGCATGCGCGCGCCGGCCGCCACCGTGCACCGGCGCCGGCTGTTCGTGCTGGTCGCGGTGGCGTACGTGGCGAGCGGGCTGCTGATCGTGCGGCTGGGCGGCCCGGCGGTCTTCTTCAGCAGCCGGCAGGAAGTGGGCGCCGCGCTGAACGAGGCGACGGCCTCCGGTGCGGACGGGGCCGGGGGCGAGGCGGGCAACGCACTGCTGCGCGGCTTCGGCACCGTGCCGGCGCTGCTGGCGCTGCTGTTCCTCACCCGCTGGCTGGTCACCTCGCGGCGGGCGCGGCGGCGGCTGTGGCTGGTGCTGTGCTGGGCCGGTCTGCTCGTCCTCAACGTCATCGTCAACAACCCGATCTCCAATCCCCGTTACTGGTTCCTGACGGTGCTGTTCGCGCTGCTGTTCACGCTCTTTCCGCGCAGCAGCGTGATGTACCGGGCGGCGCTGGCGCTGGGCCTGGTGGTGGCGCTGCTGGTGTTCCCGTTCACCGACCGGTTCCGGTACGACGAGGAGGGGCGGCAGCCGGTGGAGACCGGGTCGCTGATGGAGCCGCTGGTCATCAAGGACTACGACCAGGTGGGGATGTTCGCGAACACGGTGACGTACGCGGGGGACGGCAACGGGCACACGCTGGGCCGCCAGGTGGTGGGCGCGGCGCTGTTCTTCGTGCCGCGCACGGTGTGGGAGTCCAAGCCGGAGGACACCGGGTTCCTGGTGGGCGGCTGGATGGGCACCTCCAGCGCCAATCTGTCCTCGCCGCTGTGGGCGGAACTGTGGCTGGACTTCGGCCCGCTGGGCATGGCGGCGGGTTTTGTCGCGGTGGGCTATCTGGCGGCGCGCACGGACCGCCGCTATGTGGCCCGGACGCTGGACGATCCCTCACCGGGCAATGTGCTGGCGGTGGTGGCGCCCGTGCTGGCCGGGTACAGCTTCATCCTGCTGCGCGGTTCGCTGCTCCAGGCGTCGGGGCGGATCGGGATCGCGCTGCTGTGTCTGGCGCTGGTGACGAGTTGGCGGGGGGATCCGCGGACGCAGTTGCGCTGACGGGCTCTTGACGGCGCGGTCCGCACATCTGTCTGATGAGCGTGCACGCGTCAAAAGTCCCCCACGCTTCTGGAGCGTCCATGACCTACCGCCGTCCGGCCGTGCCCGTCATCGCCCTCTCCCTCGCTCTCGCCGCCGGACTCGCCGGCGGTGCCACCGCCGCACCCGCCCCCACGGGAGCCACGCCCCCCACGACGGCCGCCGCGCCCGACATCGAGGTGGACCGGGTCCTGGGCCACCTCACCGAGCTGGAGTCCATCGCCGCCGCGCACGGCGGCAACCGCGCGCACGGCCAGCCCGGTTACGCCGCCTCCCTCGACTACATCGAGGGCCTGCTGGAGGAGGCCGGGTACGAGACCAGCCGCCACGCCTTCACCAACGCCGGCATCACCAGCTGGAACCTCATCGCCACCTGGCCGCACGCCGCCACCGACGAGGTGCTGATGGCCGGGGCCCACCTGGACTCGGTACGGTCCGGGGCGGGCGTCAACGACAACGGTTCGGGGTCCGCGGCGGTCCTGGAGGTGGCGCTGGCGGTCGCCGGGGCCGACCTGCGCCCGCAGAAGGAGCTGCGGTTCGGCTGGTGGGGCGCGGAGGAACTGGGCATGGTCGGCTCGCGCGCCTACGTCGCCTCGCTCGGCGCCACGGAACGCGCCCGGTTCGGCGAGTACCTGAACTTCGACATGATCGGCTCCCCGAACGCCGGTTACTTCGTCTACGACGACGACGCGGCGATCGCGGCGCTGTTCACCGACTGGTTCGCGGCGCGCGGCATCCCCACCGAGCCGGCCACCGCCGCCCGCAACAGCTCCGACCACGTCCCGTTCCGCAGCGCCGGCATCCCGGTGGGCGGCCTGTTCACCGGGGCGGGCAACACGATGACGGCGGCCCAGGCGGCGCAGTGGAACGGTACGGCGGGCGTCGCCTTCGACCCCTGCTACCACCGGGCGTGCGACACCCTCGACAACATCGATCAGACGGCGCTCGACCTCAACACGGACGCGCTGGCGCACGTCCTGTGGGAGCTGGGCTCCTGAGCACCGCCCCGCTCACGCCCTGACCGCCTGCCGATGGTGGCTGGGCCGGACCCCGTACACCCGCTGGAACGCCACACTCAGCCCGAACGCGCTGCCGTAGCCGACCTGGTGGGCGATCGACTCCACCGTGGCGTCGGTGCGGGCCAGCAGGTCGGCCGCCTGGGCCAGCCGCCAGCCCGTCAGGTACGCCATCGGCGGCTCGCCGACGAGTTCGGTGAAGCGGCGCGCGAACGTGGCCCGGGAGACGCCGGATTCGGCGGCCAGCGCCTCCACCGTCCAGGCCCTGGCCGGCCGGTCGTGGATCAGCCGCAGCGCCGGGCCCACCACCGGATCGCCCAACGCGCGGTACCAGCCCGGCGGATCGGCCTCGGGACGGGCGAACCACTCGCGCAGGGTGGCGAGCAGCAGCAGGTCGAGCAGCCGGTCAAGAACGGCCTGCTGGCCGGGGTCGTCCCGGCTGATCTCCAGCGCGGCGAGGTCGAGGATCGGCCGGGGCCCGTCGCCGTGCGCGACGACCAGCACCCGGGGCAGCGCGCGCAGCAGCCGCTCGGAGACGCGGCCCCCGACCTGGTAGGTGCCGGTGAGCAGGATCGCCTCCGGGCACTCCAGGCAGTTGCCGCAGGTGCGCAGGGAGAGCAGCAGATCGTCACTGATCGCCTCGCCGTCCGCCGTCGTGCAGAGGTCGGGGCCGTGCACGACGTACAGCGGGGCGGTGCCGGGATCCGGGGAATCGGCGACGGTGAACGGCTCGGCCCCCACCACGATGGCCACATCGCCCGGCCCGGCCGCGACGGGCGCGGCCCCGCCGCCCGGGTGGATGTGGCCGGTGCCGCGCACCATGGTGACCAGGGTCAGCGGGGTCCGGGCGGCGAACCCCACCGACCAGGGCGGGGCCATCAGGTTCCGGCTGAAGAGGGCGCCGTCGGACCGTACCTCGTACAGCAGTTGGGCGAGTGCGTCCATGCTCCCCAGTTTGGACGATCGGACATCCGAGTGAGCCGATGAACCATTCCCGCGCTCACCGCTGCCGGGTTTGACTCTCCTCATGACAAGCACAGCGACAACGACAGTACAGCCCGTCCTGGTCCTGGGCGCCACCGGCAAGACCGGTCGCCGGGTGGCCGCCGGGCTGCGGGAACGCGGCCACACCGTCCGGGAGGCGACGCGCCGCGGGCGGACCCGCTTCGACTGGTACGACGAGAACACCTGGGAGCCGGCCCTCGAAGGGGTCCGCGCGGCCTATCTGGTCGACTCGCAGCGCGCGGACGCGGCCACACCACTGCGCGCCTTCGGCAAGCTGGCGGTCGAACGCGGCGTGCGGCGGCTGGTGTTCCTGTCCGCCCGGGACTGGGTGGTGCCGGCGGGCGAGGAGAAGCTGCCGGGCGAGCGCGCGGTGCGCGAGTCGGGAGCGGAGTGGACCATCCTGAAGCCGTCCTGGTTCGCGCAGAACTTCAGCGAGGATCCGTTCTTCCTGAGCCAGGTCCTGGACGGCGAGCTCGCCTGGTCCACCGGGCAGGGCGTCGAACCGTACGTCGACGCCCGGGACATCGCCGAGGTGGCGATCGCCGCGCTGACCGAGGACGGCCACGCCGGGCAGGCGTACGAACTGACCGGGCCGCGCACGCTGGGCACCGGCGAGGTGGCGGCCCTGATCGCGCGGGCCACGGGCCGGGACCTCCGCTACCGCCCGCTGACGCCCGAGGAGTTCCGGCGCCACGCCACCGGCCGTGGCCTGGACGGCGAGTACGCGGACCTGCTGAACGAGTTGTTCGGCTGGATCGCGGAGAGCCGGTTCGGCACCCTGGCGGACGGCGTCCAGCGGGCGCTGGGGCGCGCGCCGCGCGACATCACCGAC
It contains:
- a CDS encoding AraC family transcriptional regulator, which encodes MDALAQLLYEVRSDGALFSRNLMAPPWSVGFAARTPLTLVTMVRGTGHIHPGGGAAPVAAGPGDVAIVVGAEPFTVADSPDPGTAPLYVVHGPDLCTTADGEAISDDLLLSLRTCGNCLECPEAILLTGTYQVGGRVSERLLRALPRVLVVAHGDGPRPILDLAALEISRDDPGQQAVLDRLLDLLLLATLREWFARPEADPPGWYRALGDPVVGPALRLIHDRPARAWTVEALAAESGVSRATFARRFTELVGEPPMAYLTGWRLAQAADLLARTDATVESIAHQVGYGSAFGLSVAFQRVYGVRPSHHRQAVRA
- a CDS encoding M28 family metallopeptidase; amino-acid sequence: MTYRRPAVPVIALSLALAAGLAGGATAAPAPTGATPPTTAAAPDIEVDRVLGHLTELESIAAAHGGNRAHGQPGYAASLDYIEGLLEEAGYETSRHAFTNAGITSWNLIATWPHAATDEVLMAGAHLDSVRSGAGVNDNGSGSAAVLEVALAVAGADLRPQKELRFGWWGAEELGMVGSRAYVASLGATERARFGEYLNFDMIGSPNAGYFVYDDDAAIAALFTDWFAARGIPTEPATAARNSSDHVPFRSAGIPVGGLFTGAGNTMTAAQAAQWNGTAGVAFDPCYHRACDTLDNIDQTALDLNTDALAHVLWELGS
- a CDS encoding NmrA family NAD(P)-binding protein, which produces MTSTATTTVQPVLVLGATGKTGRRVAAGLRERGHTVREATRRGRTRFDWYDENTWEPALEGVRAAYLVDSQRADAATPLRAFGKLAVERGVRRLVFLSARDWVVPAGEEKLPGERAVRESGAEWTILKPSWFAQNFSEDPFFLSQVLDGELAWSTGQGVEPYVDARDIAEVAIAALTEDGHAGQAYELTGPRTLGTGEVAALIARATGRDLRYRPLTPEEFRRHATGRGLDGEYADLLNELFGWIAESRFGTLADGVQRALGRAPRDITDYVRETAGTGVWHP